In one Burkholderiales bacterium GJ-E10 genomic region, the following are encoded:
- a CDS encoding AhpC/Tsa family protein: MESLKKTIDSFKSEVVSKAPAEVREVMLRCTQDLKSSGIESRALKAGDKMPDFELPNQHGTMRRLYQYLKSSPVVLNIYRGGWCPYCNFEMKALRDALPMIKAKGAQLIGMSPELPSKAELTASNNGIDIDILYDAGNAVSERLGLVFELPEVLRPIYQQFGIDIPAFNGDASFRLPVPATYILERDGSIRYAHIDADYTARMEPTDIIMRL, encoded by the coding sequence ATGGAATCCCTCAAGAAAACCATCGACAGCTTCAAGTCGGAAGTCGTATCAAAAGCGCCCGCAGAAGTCCGGGAAGTCATGCTCCGATGCACGCAAGACCTGAAATCCTCGGGCATCGAAAGCCGGGCCCTCAAGGCCGGCGACAAAATGCCCGACTTCGAACTTCCGAACCAGCATGGAACGATGCGCCGGCTCTACCAATACCTGAAGTCTTCCCCGGTGGTGCTCAACATCTACCGTGGGGGATGGTGTCCCTATTGCAATTTCGAAATGAAGGCCTTGCGCGACGCGCTCCCGATGATCAAGGCCAAGGGCGCGCAGCTGATCGGGATGTCTCCCGAATTGCCGTCGAAAGCCGAACTGACCGCGAGCAACAACGGAATCGACATCGACATTCTTTACGATGCTGGCAATGCGGTTTCCGAACGCCTCGGACTCGTTTTCGAGCTCCCGGAAGTGCTTCGCCCGATCTACCAGCAGTTCGGCATCGACATTCCCGCTTTCAACGGGGATGCCAGTTTCCGGTTGCCGGTACCCGCCACCTATATCCTGGAACGCGATGGATCGATCCGATATGCCCACATCGACGCGGATTACACCGCGCGGATGGAGCCCACGGACATCATCATGAGGCTTTG
- a CDS encoding transcriptional regulator, TetR family protein: MARPKEYDPETVLTEAMHVFWSTGYFGTSMSQLTEATHLKPGSLYGAFQSKEALFLAALDHYGQTSVETVRQLLEGSDSPAAGIRAWVDRVASEVSRNEAHGCLLVNTTLELAGRNAAIREKVNLYLDQIRDLLACRLAQAKEVGEIAGSMDSEALAAFMLCTIWGLRVLGVTGPSKRKVDAVRNQLLALLHP; the protein is encoded by the coding sequence ATGGCCAGACCCAAGGAATACGATCCCGAGACGGTTCTTACGGAGGCGATGCACGTCTTCTGGAGTACGGGCTATTTCGGTACGAGCATGTCGCAGCTGACCGAGGCGACCCATCTCAAGCCGGGAAGCCTCTACGGTGCATTCCAGTCGAAGGAGGCGCTTTTTCTCGCGGCGTTGGATCACTACGGACAGACGAGCGTAGAGACCGTGAGACAGCTGCTCGAAGGCTCCGACTCGCCGGCGGCGGGGATCCGGGCGTGGGTCGACCGCGTCGCGTCGGAGGTGTCGCGCAACGAAGCCCACGGCTGTCTGCTCGTCAATACGACGCTCGAGTTGGCCGGCAGGAACGCCGCGATCCGCGAAAAGGTCAATCTCTATCTCGATCAGATCCGGGATCTGCTGGCTTGTCGCCTGGCGCAGGCGAAGGAGGTCGGCGAAATTGCCGGCAGCATGGATTCCGAGGCGTTGGCGGCGTTCATGCTCTGCACGATCTGGGGACTCCGGGTGTTGGGCGTGACAGGTCCTTCGAAGCGCAAGGTCGATGCCGTTCGCAACCAGCTGCTCGCCCTCCTGCACCCATGA
- a CDS encoding haloacid dehalogenase, which produces MKSPDGIRACVFDAYGTLFDFASAVARCAEIPDDKRAALIAVWRDKQLQYSWLRSLQGRYADFRQVTEDALNFALNSLDIANLGLRGRLMDLYETLQAFPEVPDTLRQLRSAGFVTAILSNGTPSMLDAAVRASGLQGLFDAVLSADAVQVFKTDPRVYEYGLRQLGLKAEQVSFQSSNGWDAYAASAFGMRVVWCNRYNQRAEWLPGEPDHVIRTLAELPPLLLAGNG; this is translated from the coding sequence ATGAAATCGCCCGATGGAATTCGCGCGTGTGTTTTCGACGCCTATGGAACCCTCTTCGACTTCGCATCCGCGGTCGCGCGTTGCGCGGAGATTCCGGATGACAAACGCGCGGCACTGATCGCGGTGTGGCGTGACAAGCAGTTGCAATACAGCTGGCTGCGCTCGCTGCAAGGGCGTTACGCGGATTTCCGGCAGGTGACGGAGGATGCGCTGAACTTTGCGCTGAACAGCCTCGACATCGCGAACCTCGGCTTGCGCGGGCGACTCATGGATCTCTACGAGACCTTGCAGGCGTTCCCGGAGGTACCCGACACCTTGCGGCAGTTGCGCAGCGCCGGGTTCGTGACCGCCATCCTGTCCAATGGCACGCCCTCGATGCTCGATGCGGCGGTGCGTGCGTCCGGGCTGCAGGGCTTGTTCGACGCCGTGCTTTCCGCGGATGCGGTGCAGGTATTCAAGACCGACCCGCGGGTGTATGAGTACGGACTGCGACAACTGGGCCTGAAGGCGGAGCAGGTGTCGTTCCAGTCATCCAACGGCTGGGACGCCTATGCCGCATCGGCTTTCGGCATGCGCGTGGTGTGGTGCAACCGGTATAACCAGCGCGCGGAATGGTTGCCGGGGGAGCCCGACCACGTGATCCGTACCCTCGCCGAATTGCCGCCGCTGCTGCTCGCGGGCAACGGATAG
- a CDS encoding protein-disulfide isomerase-like protein has translation MQGPHLVYFADPMCSWCWGFSPVLRAVADRFGDDLPIHLIPGGLRPGTREPMDARDRADVRDHWKHVQEASGQPFDFAFFERDRFVYDTEPPSRAIVILRRRGMQTALVALQRIQHAFYARNQDVTDPEILAGIAGELGVDAQTFRDEFASDAARNETRADFLLAQSAGVRGFPTLIAGPGAANPYALITHGYQPAERVIPFIERWVDSLGDVSSEDGG, from the coding sequence GTGCAAGGCCCCCATCTTGTCTATTTCGCAGATCCGATGTGCTCCTGGTGCTGGGGGTTTTCCCCGGTGCTGCGGGCCGTCGCCGACCGGTTTGGCGACGACTTGCCCATCCACTTGATCCCGGGAGGGCTACGCCCGGGGACCCGGGAGCCGATGGATGCTCGCGACCGCGCGGACGTCCGCGATCATTGGAAACACGTCCAGGAGGCTTCCGGACAGCCATTCGACTTCGCGTTCTTCGAACGCGACCGCTTCGTGTACGACACGGAACCACCCAGCCGCGCCATCGTGATCCTGCGTCGCCGGGGGATGCAGACCGCGCTGGTGGCGTTGCAGCGCATCCAGCATGCCTTCTACGCCCGCAACCAGGACGTCACGGATCCGGAAATCCTCGCCGGCATCGCCGGAGAGTTGGGGGTGGACGCACAGACTTTCCGCGACGAGTTCGCAAGCGATGCGGCCCGCAACGAAACGCGCGCCGACTTCCTGCTCGCCCAGTCCGCCGGCGTCCGGGGATTCCCGACCCTGATCGCCGGCCCCGGCGCGGCCAATCCCTACGCGCTCATCACGCACGGATACCAGCCTGCCGAACGAGTCATACCCTTCATCGAAAGATGGGTCGACTCGCTTGGGGATGTCTCGTCGGAGGACGGAGGCTAG